A window of bacterium genomic DNA:
GGATTCATCCGTGTCGGACCCTAATCCCATTCTTGGTTGGTCACGAACAGCCTTCCGAGACGTGAGACTACGGCCCCAACACACCGTTCGGTGTGCTGGGGCCGTAGCGTGTGTCCGTATCCGCACGATAGAAGCTCCGTTAGCGAACGATGAGATGACCCGTTAGCACCAAGAGCCCGGCTCCAAGAAGTAGTAGCGCAAGCAACATGGCCATCCACCTCCTCGCCGCGCCGTTTCGCGCACGCTGATTCTTCCCCACTCAACGACACTGTAACACTGGCGTAAGAATAGTGGCGACGCGTCATCGGCCGAGGCTCAGAGCGACGCACTTATTGACGTCCGACGGCCCGGTTTCGCACAGGTCAAGAGTGGGCAAAATATGTCTCGGGGAGGATAGGAGGGTTCACGATGTCACGTGTGTTGAAGCTAGCAGCAGTGGTCGTGTTTATCGTCGGAAGTGCGTCCCTGATGCTGTATGGTGTGCCAGCAGACGCGCAAGGCTATCATAGCAATGGACCCAGCGTGAACTTGAACATCCACTGGGGACCAAACACCTGGGGTAATTACTGTCAGAGCGACCGGTACGGGCACTTCTGGGGACGGGACCGGCGCTATGACCAGGCTTGTTGGGATAATCGGCACTATGCACGTGATTACCACCGCGATCAATGGGGCCGTTGGTAACGAGAACTAGATAGCGTAATAGAGGGGGGCGGGTCTCGAAAACTCCGCCCCCCTTTTCATTTGTGCTTGAAAACGTGGAATATATCCGAGCACAATTGATCTTCGCGATGTCGACATGGTAGTCGCTGAAGAATACTTTCAGGAGTCCAAGGAACCCGATGCGACGCGCCGGTGGTTCTGTCATGTTTTCACCCTCCTTGTTCCAAGGCCCGGCGACAATGCTGCTAACACGCTCAACGTTGGGGCTGCAGTCGTGACGTGGGCTGGTGTCCACCAGCGGGATACCGAAAGCCCCAGAAGGTCCTATGATCGGCAAAGCAGAAACTCGCTGCCAGCCCTCGTTGCGGGCACTGTCTCGCTGGGGATTTCATAACAGGCCATGACGACACTGTGATGCTTGGCGTGTAGTTTCCGCATAGCCATCGCGGTGCCCTGGGGACATAAGGGACATATCGCCCCGGTTCGGCGAGTGTACATCCGCGTGAGCGGACAGTGACTGTCTCTTGGAGGTCGTTGGTGGAAAGCTGAGCGGTATGCTTTACCGGAGCGCGACGAGCGGAAATCATCACTTGCTCAGTGTCGGACCCCGCGCAACATCAAGTTCGGGTTCGTGCCAGGGTGTCGCTTATCAGGGTGTCGTGTGCGCCCTGGACCATGCCATGACCTCCCCCACGCTGCTGACCGGCTTAATCGATATCCGGGCTCGAACGCGTGAGGCCGTGGAGGGGGGCGCGAACGTCTTTATGCTGGGCGCCGGCTTGCTCGACCAAGTGGTGCCGGAATTCCGCAGCACGACCGCGCTCGCGATCATGCTCACCGCCTCAGCCGCGGGCCGGCCAAGCGGGGCGGTCGTCACTCCGGTGAACTCGGTAGCGAGGGCGTTGCGCGCCGGCGCGGACGCGGTCGTGGCTTACGTCGCGCTGGCGGGAGAGAACGAGCCAGCGATGATCTCGTACGTGTCACAGATCGCCGAGGCCTGCGACCGCTGGGCGATGCCGTTCATCGCTGAAGCCGAATGGCCGAACGCATACGCCGGCGCGACGGACGTTCGGGGGACCCTGGACGCGGGCTACCTGTTCCGGAACGCGAGGCTTTGTGCCGAACTCGGGACCGACATCGTGAAGGTGAACTGGAGCGGGGATGTAGAGTCGTTTGGACGGATCGTGGAAGCCACACGCCGCCCTGTGATTCTCGCGGGCGGCACCCGGCTCAGTGACGCGGCGCTGCTCGATCGGATGGAACAGGCGATCGGCGCGGGCGCGATCGGCTGCTCGGTCGGGCGCAACATCTTCGAACATCGGTCTCCCCACGCGATGACCCAGGCGCTCTGTCGCGTGATTCGGGAGCGCTGGACGGCTCGCCAAGCGCTCGATGAGCTGCACGCGGCGGGGGTGTCCAATGGCGCTCGTGAGCCTCGAGCCGTTGCTCTTGCACGTCCGGGACGGCGGGGACGCCGTGGGTGCGTTCAGCACGATGGATGTTGACCTCCCGCAGATGATCATCGACGCGGCGGTGGCGATCGATGCGCCGGTTGTCGTCGCCTTGACGGCGCTGCGGGCGGCCGGCCTGGATTTGTACGCCCGCAGCGCGTCTGTGCGGGGGCGTCACATGAGTGAGGAGAATGGGGGTATCGCGCGGAGCAACGCGTCGCGTCTTGGGTGGCGGTCCCGAGCTACGGGGTTGGCACCGCCTCGACTCGAGACCGCTCCCTCGCAGCGCGGATCATTGCCGCGGTTGAAGACGAACTGTACGTAATGGATGAGCGACGAGGACCTTCCCCAGGGCCACCGGTAGTCTCGGGGAGACAATAGAGGAGGGAGTGCAGATGAACACGGAGCGTACGGCACGTCGCATGCCACGTCGGACGTTCGTCAAGGCCGCCGCGGGTGCGGGCTTAGCAGTGGCCGGAGGCATCGGATTTCCGCGAGCGGGTGAGGCGCAGGCTCGGACGTTGCGGATGGGCGCCGAGTCATGGGTGTACAAGAAGTTCAACCTGCAACAGTGGGGCACGGCATTTGGGAAGGCCCACGGTGTCGGGCTCAAGTTCGAGACGACCCCGGACAATGACATCTCACCGGAACTCTTGACGTGGTCGCGCGGGCGGACCGAGTGGGACGTGATCGTGGTCGGGCTTCCGCTGTTTGTCGCGCCGCTCGTTGGTCGGAACCTACTGGTCGATATGACCGGGTTCGTCAAAGGGGTCGGGGAGGACAAGTTTATCCCGACGTTTCTCAAAGATGTCCGGTTTGCGCAGGGCAGCGGGTGGTACTACCCCATGGTACCGTTCCTGGGCGAAGTCATTGGCGTCCAGGTCAACATGAAGATGTATCGTGCCGCCGGCCTCGTGGACCGCGCGGGCAACCCGAGGCCGATCCCGGCGTGGGACCTTGGGGAGATGGTCGACTACTTCCGCAAACTCGCGGCGGTGTCGCCCAAGGGCTACGGGCTCGGGCTCGACTGGGACAACGAGTTCGGCCTGCACAACTATCTCGCGCCGCTGGTGGGCGCGCGGGGCAGCATCTATAGTAAGAGCGACCCGAAGATGCTCGATTTCGAAAGCCCCGACGCCGTGAAGATCCTGACGTTCTATCGAAGCCTGCAGAAGGCCAACCTGCTGTTCGGCGACATCGCGCCGACGGCGTCGGGTGTGGCGCTCAGTAACTTCAAGGCCGGTCTGATCCCGGCCCACGCGACGACCGTGTCCCGGGCCGTCGAGTCGGCGCAGAACCTTGGCGCGGAGAACGTGTCCTGGATCTATTGGCCGGGAGCGGAACGCCATGGTTCGATCACGTACACTCACAACGCCTACATTCCGAAGGTTTCGCCGAACCAGGCGCTCGCCGAGCAGTTCATTCGGGAGCAGGTACTGTCGCTGCCCGCCCAGGTCTGGACGTTTAACAACTACGGGAAGCTGCCGTCCCAGAAGGAGGCCTACAGCCACGTGAAGTGGTTCCAGCGAGAGGCGGAAGCGACGCTGCGGGTCGTGAGCAATTCAACGCTTGAGCCCAAGTACAAGGGCATTGCGCAACTTGGAGAGCTGTTCACCTCGGAGACCCAGAAGGTCATCTTGCAGGGGACGGATCCCGTGCAGGCACTGGCCAACATCCGTAACGGGATTACGACGCGGCAAATCGACCTCACGCTCCTCGGATACAACGGGTGAGCTCCACAGAACTCCGACGGCAGGCGGAGGAGCGATCACGCTCCTCCGCCTGCGTGTGCTGATGCGCGAGCGAGCCTGGAGTGCTTACCTCTACCTCGGTCCTGCGCTCGTGTTCATGGGCGTGTTCATCGCCTATCCCATGCTCCGGTCGCTCTACTTCAGCTTCACCGCGTACAACTATGTGTACGATGCGGCCCCTCGATGGGTTGGATTGGGCACCTACGCTGCCGTCCTCAGGGATCCGGTGTTCCAGATCGCGCTCGCCAACCAGATCAAGTTCGGCATCCCGTTCTTCGCGATCGCGTTTGCGCTGAGCCTGCTTGTGGCCATCGCGCTCACCCAGGTGATCCGCGGGCGCACGACGCTCCAACTGGCGATCGCGCTGCCGATGATCATCCCGCCGTCACTAGGCGCGGTCGTGTTTCTGTGGCTGCTCGATCCCGGCTTCGGCATCGTCAACATCGCGTGGCAGGCCCTCGTTCGTACCCGGCCGCCTGAGTGGTTTCTCTCGCCGTCGCTCGCCCTGTACGTGATGGTGCCGATCTTTGTCTGGGAGGAACTGGCGTTTCCGATGGTGATCTTCCTGGTCGGTCTGCAAAGCATCTCCCAGAGCCTGTACGACGCGGCGAAGGTGGACGGCGCAACGTTCTGGGGCGAAGTGCGCTACGTGACGGTGCCGGCCCTCAGGCCGACGATGACGGTGGTGGCCGTCTACCTGATCACGCAATCGCTCAAGATGTTCGATCTTCCCTACGTGCTGACGCAAGGCGGCCCCGGCAACGCGACGTTCACCCTGTACTACTACACGTGGACACGGGCGTTCAGGTTTTTCGAGATGGGGACGGCCGCAGCAGCCGCCTATCTCACCGCGATCCTCATCGTGGGGTTCAGCCTCGCGACCGCGGGCGCGTTGCGCGAGCGTGGAGAATGAAGCGTCAGCCGCTGCACTACGCCTTGCTAAGCGGCGTCGCCGCAGCGTTTCTGTTCCCGCTCGCCTGGTTGCTGCTGACTTCGTTCAAAGTTGACACGGAGATCTACCACTACCCGATCACCATCCTGCCCCAGCGGTGGACGCTGGTCAACTACGTGTACGTGTTCACACAACTCGCCGGATTCGGGCGATTTCTCGTCAACAGTCTGGCGGTCACTGGAACCTCGGTGGTTCTGATCCTGGTCTTTGGCGCCCTCGGCGGCTATCCGCTAGCGCGCAAGGAGTTCCCCGGTAAACGCGCGCTTCTCGCATTTCTTGTCTTGGTGATCGCGGTCCCGTGGGTGATCTATCTCATCCCGACGTTCGTGATGGAGGAGGCTGTTGGCCTGCGAAACTCCTGGCTCGGTCTGATCCTGCCCTACGTCGCGTTGAACCTCCCGTGGGCGCTGTTGATCATGCAGAGTGCGTTCGTCGCGATCCCGCAGGAGGTCATTGATGCGGCGCGGGTGGACGGGGCTGGTGAGTTCCAGACGTGGCTGCGCATTCTCGTGCCGCTTACGACGCCGGGGCTCGCGACCACATTCTTGATCGTCTTTGTCTTTGTGTGGAAAGAGTTCTTGTACGCCGTCACGTTGATGACGGAGAGCGAGTGGCAAACGCTCCCGGTTGGCATCATTCAAATCAAGGCTCAACTCCAAAGTCTCGCCTTTAACATCCTGAGCCCGACGATTATTGTGACCTTACTCCCGATCTTGGTCGTGTTCTTGCTCCTGCGGAACTTCTTGACGGCAGGTGTGCTGGGCGCAGGCGGGTTTGGCAAGGAATAGCTCGACGTGCTGGTGGAAACGCGACACTGTCCGGATGCTCGCGACGAATGCCGGCGCCACTACGGAGGAAGCATGGAGTTCCTCGATCTCCATGGCACACAGGAGTTCTCGTCTGCACACCACATCCAGAAATCCCTTGCCGATTCGCCACGTTCAGGCGTGAGCCTTGCTTGCTGGGAACCCGGACAGATTTCGCGGATTCACAGCCACTCCGCAGCGGACGAGATCGATTACGTGTTGGAAGGTGAAGCAATCTTCCGCAATGCCCACGCTGAACAGCGCCTGGGTCCCGGCGGCACTGTCCGTTTCCGATCTGGAGAAGTGCATCAGGTCGAGAGTGTGACGCGACTGGTGCTCTACCGCGTACAGGCCGGTGCCGATCGAGGTTCCAACGTTCTTTCCTGCGTGGCCACAGCGGTGAATCAGCCGAGAGCTCCGGGCGGGTCAGGTCCGGGGTCTCCCGAGGCAGGGGAGACGGCAGAGACGAGACCGATCTTCGATAGCGCCGGGATCTGCACGGCCGTGTCTGCGACCCGCATATCGATGGTGGGGGCATCTCCTTTCCACGGCGTGAGGTCGGGGCCGACGGAGCGCAGCGACCGGCGCGTTCGCGCCCGACCGCGGAGACGCGGGGCGGGGCGGCCGCACTCCGGCGCCAACGCGAGGCACACGTGACATCGTTGCGTACGTTTCAGGCAACGGAGAACGACGGGCATGTTCATGATGTTCGGCTGGTTGGTCGCGATCCTGGGGTCCGCGCTGGCGCTGATTGTGATTCTGTGGCTCCGTGGGCACGTGGCGATGCCCGCCGGTCTCACTATCCTTACCGACGCGCTCGTCGTGGTGCTTGTCGGCGCCGCGCCGGCGCTTGTCGCGTATTGGCTGCTCCATCGACTGGTGCGGAGCGGCAAGTGATCTCCACGCGCGTGCGTCGATGCCGGACGTATTGTCTAGCTCCAGGGGAACGGGCTCGTGGAGACCGGGTGCAAGTTCCCCTCGGCGTACCGGGAGAAGCGGAACGGCTGGAGGATCGCGCTCGATTCGCCGAGGATCTCCTTCGCGACGAGCTCGCCGACCCCGATCATCTTGAAGCCGTGATTGGAGTCCGCGATCACGTAGCAGTTTTGCCGGAAGACGTCGAACACGGGGAAGTTGTCAGGCGTGAAGGCTCCCAGGCCCCCGGACGGTTCCCGTCTGTACAGGGACGCCTTGTGCTCGAAGCGCGTTTGACAGAACGCTAGTGCCGAGCACCACAGGCGGACGAAATCCTCGCCGACCACGAATTCGGGGGACTCGGTGCCGTACGGATCGATGGGTGCGTCGTCGTTGTCGACCGGACGCGGCGCGGCGCCGCCCTGGACTCCGTCGAACATGAAGTCGGGTTTGTAGTAGATGCCCCACAGTTGGTCGGTGATCAGCGCGCCGTCGATGTCGGAGTACAGCGGTGCGTCCGTGTCGACGTGAATGACCGGCGGCATCCTGCCGTCGTTGGTCTGCTGAAAATTGGGGTCGACCCCGAGGGTGCCCTCCTGCAGGCACAGGTAGCGCCACATCTTGACGCCGTGATGCGCGTTCCCGCCGAGCACCACGGTGATCGTCATCGGCAGGTCGAGCATGGCCCAGACGGACCGGATCCACGGGCCGACGCCGAGCACGACGTAGTCCGCCGCTACGACCCCGTGGTCGGTGTCCACCGCCGCGATCGCTCCGCCCGATTGCCGGAAGCCGGTGACGCGGACGTCGGTGGCCATGCGCACTCCTTCGGCGAGCGCCATGCGCGAGAGGCCCACCATCGAGGCCCTATTGTTGGCGTAGCCGCCCTTCTTCTCGTGCAGGACGGACGTGATGCCCCGTGCGCGCCAGTCGTGGAAGAGTCTTTTCATGTAGGTGGTGCACTCGGCCGCCCCTTCGATGAACACCGAGGGGTATCCAATGGCCTGTTGTTGGGCGTGGATCGCCGCAACGCCTTCGTGCATCACTTCGGGGCTAATCTGCATATAGCCCACCGGATGGTAGCTCAGCACGTCCGGGTGGCGCTCCCAGACACTCACGCTGTGGGCCATGAGTGCGCGCATGGCGGGTTGGAAGTAGTTGTTGCGGATCACACCGCAGGCGATGCCGGAGGCGCCGGCGGCGACGCCCGTCTTGTCGACGATCAGGATGTCCGCGCCGCTTCCCTTGCCCCGCGCGCGGAGCTCCCGTGCGAGATGGTACCCCGTGCTCAGGCCGTGGACCCCGGCTCCGACGATCAGGTACTTGGTGTGGGGCGGGAGGGTCATCGTGGCATCCCTGCGGGTGCGCCGCGCGCTACAGCTTGGAGGTGTAGTCGCGGTTGTGCCTCCGGAGGCGGGGATCAGTTCCGAAGGCATAGTGCTTCGACATATCCGGCGAGTACCGGCTGGCCTCGGGACTGCGCCCCAGCGCTTCCGCCATCGCCCGCACGTGGTGCGGCGCGCCGCCGCAGCAGACCCCAATGTAGCGGACCCCGAGGTCGTAGGCCGCTCGGGCAAACGCCGCCATTTCGTAGCGGGTGCACGTGAACGGATCGAGGGCAACGGGGAACGAGCGCGGCGTCGGCAGGCTGTCACCGGCCGGGTCGCGCAGCGACTGAAACGTCGGGGACTCCGGTGTCGTCCGGTATGGCACGGGCAGCCCGGCGACGTGACACGAGACGGCGTTGCGGGCGGCGCGCAGCAGCGGCAGCATCGTCGCGGGACCGCGGGCGCAGTTGAGACCCACCACGTCCGCGCCCGCCTGTTCGAGCGAGCGGACGCTCTCCTCGAGCGGCACCCCGTCGCGCAGCCCGTCCAGGTGCACGGCGAGCGTGACGACCGCCGGCAAGCCCGCCCGTCTGATCGCCTCCAACGCGAGCAGCGCCTCGCCGTGGTAGGAGAACGTCTCGGCGATCACCATGTCCACGCCCGCGTCTGCGGCCCACGCCACCTGCTCGTCGAACATCATGCGCGCCTGCGCGGCAACGGCCGCGTCGCCGGGGGCGTAGATCGTCGTATTCGAGATGTTGCCCGCGACGAGGGGCGGGTCCCCGGCGCTCTCCGCTGCGACCGCCTTGGCGATCGACAGGGCGTTGCGCTGCAGGGCCTCCAGGCGATCCTCTTTGCCGATGAGCCGCAGTTTCTCGCGGTGACCGTAGTACGTGAACGCTTCGACGACGTCGCTGCCCGCCCGCACGAACTCCCGGTGCAACTGCGCCACTACGTCCGGGTGGTCGAGGACGACCTCGGGGACGTACGCACCGGCTTGCAGATAGCCTCGCCGTTCGAGCTCAAAAAGGTATCCTTCGGCGCAGAGCACCGCGCCGTCGGCGGCCAGCCGGTCGAGGAGCCCGCGGCTATGCGAGCGGGGTTGCACGGTCATCCAGCACCTCCCTTTGCCGCGGGCCGCATCTTCAGCCTGGGCGGTCCGTTTCCCTACCGTGGGCGGCGGCTGGGATGGCGTGCGATCGGCGCGCCGACCACTCCTCGAAGGTCACGTCGAGGCGCGGGATCAACCGCAGGGTCGGGCCCGTCGGCACGGTGAGCATATATGGTATGCATCGTGACGGCTCGGCCCGGAGGCGTTCCCCTCACACCGCCGGCGTTTCCGGCTAGGCCACAAGGGTCGCTCTGATCCTGGACAGTTCATGGCGGATGCGCTCGGTGTCCAAGTGCGGCGGCGCACCGTGTTCAAAAACAGGCTGACCGTCGATCACGACGGTGTCGACGTCGCCTCCAGAAGCGGAGTAGACGAGGTGCGAGCACGGGTCCGGTGCCGGCACGGCGTTGGGCACGTCGCTCCGCAGGGTGACGATGTCGGCGCGAGCGCCGACCGACAAGGCGCCGATATCGCCGTCGAGGCCGAGACTGCGC
This region includes:
- a CDS encoding extracellular solute-binding protein, translating into MNTERTARRMPRRTFVKAAAGAGLAVAGGIGFPRAGEAQARTLRMGAESWVYKKFNLQQWGTAFGKAHGVGLKFETTPDNDISPELLTWSRGRTEWDVIVVGLPLFVAPLVGRNLLVDMTGFVKGVGEDKFIPTFLKDVRFAQGSGWYYPMVPFLGEVIGVQVNMKMYRAAGLVDRAGNPRPIPAWDLGEMVDYFRKLAAVSPKGYGLGLDWDNEFGLHNYLAPLVGARGSIYSKSDPKMLDFESPDAVKILTFYRSLQKANLLFGDIAPTASGVALSNFKAGLIPAHATTVSRAVESAQNLGAENVSWIYWPGAERHGSITYTHNAYIPKVSPNQALAEQFIREQVLSLPAQVWTFNNYGKLPSQKEAYSHVKWFQREAEATLRVVSNSTLEPKYKGIAQLGELFTSETQKVILQGTDPVQALANIRNGITTRQIDLTLLGYNG
- a CDS encoding sugar ABC transporter permease; amino-acid sequence: MRERAWSAYLYLGPALVFMGVFIAYPMLRSLYFSFTAYNYVYDAAPRWVGLGTYAAVLRDPVFQIALANQIKFGIPFFAIAFALSLLVAIALTQVIRGRTTLQLAIALPMIIPPSLGAVVFLWLLDPGFGIVNIAWQALVRTRPPEWFLSPSLALYVMVPIFVWEELAFPMVIFLVGLQSISQSLYDAAKVDGATFWGEVRYVTVPALRPTMTVVAVYLITQSLKMFDLPYVLTQGGPGNATFTLYYYTWTRAFRFFEMGTAAAAAYLTAILIVGFSLATAGALRERGE
- a CDS encoding carbohydrate ABC transporter permease, with product MKRQPLHYALLSGVAAAFLFPLAWLLLTSFKVDTEIYHYPITILPQRWTLVNYVYVFTQLAGFGRFLVNSLAVTGTSVVLILVFGALGGYPLARKEFPGKRALLAFLVLVIAVPWVIYLIPTFVMEEAVGLRNSWLGLILPYVALNLPWALLIMQSAFVAIPQEVIDAARVDGAGEFQTWLRILVPLTTPGLATTFLIVFVFVWKEFLYAVTLMTESEWQTLPVGIIQIKAQLQSLAFNILSPTIIVTLLPILVVFLLLRNFLTAGVLGAGGFGKE
- a CDS encoding FAD-binding oxidoreductase → MTLPPHTKYLIVGAGVHGLSTGYHLARELRARGKGSGADILIVDKTGVAAGASGIACGVIRNNYFQPAMRALMAHSVSVWERHPDVLSYHPVGYMQISPEVMHEGVAAIHAQQQAIGYPSVFIEGAAECTTYMKRLFHDWRARGITSVLHEKKGGYANNRASMVGLSRMALAEGVRMATDVRVTGFRQSGGAIAAVDTDHGVVAADYVVLGVGPWIRSVWAMLDLPMTITVVLGGNAHHGVKMWRYLCLQEGTLGVDPNFQQTNDGRMPPVIHVDTDAPLYSDIDGALITDQLWGIYYKPDFMFDGVQGGAAPRPVDNDDAPIDPYGTESPEFVVGEDFVRLWCSALAFCQTRFEHKASLYRREPSGGLGAFTPDNFPVFDVFRQNCYVIADSNHGFKMIGVGELVAKEILGESSAILQPFRFSRYAEGNLHPVSTSPFPWS
- a CDS encoding homocysteine S-methyltransferase family protein, translating into MTVQPRSHSRGLLDRLAADGAVLCAEGYLFELERRGYLQAGAYVPEVVLDHPDVVAQLHREFVRAGSDVVEAFTYYGHREKLRLIGKEDRLEALQRNALSIAKAVAAESAGDPPLVAGNISNTTIYAPGDAAVAAQARMMFDEQVAWAADAGVDMVIAETFSYHGEALLALEAIRRAGLPAVVTLAVHLDGLRDGVPLEESVRSLEQAGADVVGLNCARGPATMLPLLRAARNAVSCHVAGLPVPYRTTPESPTFQSLRDPAGDSLPTPRSFPVALDPFTCTRYEMAAFARAAYDLGVRYIGVCCGGAPHHVRAMAEALGRSPEASRYSPDMSKHYAFGTDPRLRRHNRDYTSKL